The following proteins are co-located in the Dromaius novaehollandiae isolate bDroNov1 chromosome 10, bDroNov1.hap1, whole genome shotgun sequence genome:
- the IREB2 gene encoding iron-responsive element-binding protein 2: MDPARPGIPYQSIIEALGNYPQKKFYNVSKLGGTKYDTLPYSIRVLFESSVRNCDGFLVKETDAMNILDWKTKQNNVEVPFCPARVVLQDFTGIPAMVDFAAMREAVRNAGGDPVKVNPACPTDLTVDHSLQIDFSKCAIQNAPNPGGGDSQKPMAKLSPLKAQPRKLPCRGQTGCKGPCSAGDSSRNSGQFSAQIENTPILCPFHLQPVPEPETVLKNQEMEFGRNRERLQFFKWSSKVFKNISIIPPETGMAHQVNLEYLSRVVFEVKDFLYPDSVVGTDSHTTMVNGLGILGWGVGGIETEAVMLGMPVTLTLPEVVGCELNGTASPLATSIDIVLSITKQLRQADVAGKFVEFFGSGVSQLSVADRTTIANMCPEYGAILSFFPVDNVTLKHLKHTGFDKVKLEVMEAYLKAVKLFRNDESSSGEPEYSQIVQISLSSIIPYVSGPKRSQDRVAVNNMKSDFEACLNEKSGVKGFQIAAEKQNDVVPVQYEGNEYKLSHGCIVIAAVISCTNNCNPSVMLAAGLLAKKAVEAGLAVKPYIRTSLSPGSGMVTHYLSSSGVLPYLSKLGFEVVGYGCSTCVGNTAPLPEAIRNAIKQGDIVACGILSGTKNFEGRLCDCVRANYLASPPLVVAYAIAGTVRIDFETEPLGVGINGKSIYLRDIWPTRKELHTVEEECVISSMFKELKEKMEKGNKRWNLLEAPESTLFPWDLKSTYIRCPSFFDKLAKEPVSPHPIENAHVLLYLGDSVTTDHISPAGSIARSSAAAKYLTNKGLTPREFNSYGARRGNDAVMTRGTFANIKLLNKFIGKPAPKTIHFPSGQTLDVFEAAELYQKEGIPVIILAGKKYGLGSSRDWAAKGPFLLGVKAVLAESYEKVHKSQLIGIGIAPLQFLPGENPTTLGLTGREQFSILFPQELSPGMTLDVKTSTGKVFSAIALFENDMEITLYKYGGSLNFVARRFL; this comes from the exons ATGGACCCTGCCAGGCCAG gaatCCCTTACCAGTCCATAATTGAAGCATTAGGAAACTATCCGCAAAAGAAGTTCTACAATGTCTCAAAGCTTGGAGGCACCAAATATG ATACTCTGCCTTATTCCATACGAGTGTTGTTTGAATCCAGCGTCCGTAACTGCGATGGCTTCTTAGTGAAAGAAACAGATGCTATGAACATTTTAGactggaaaacaaagcagaataatGTTGAAGTGCCCTTCTGTCCTGCCAGAGTTGTTCTTCAAGATTTTAC tgGAATTCCTGCGATGGTGGATTTTGCTGCCATGAGGGAAGCGGTGAGAAATGCTGGAGGAGATCCTGTGAAAGTCAATCCTGCCTGCCCAACTGATCTCACTGTTGACCATTCTCTGCAGATTGATTTCAGCAAATG TGCAATACAGAATGCTCCAAATCCGGGAGGTGGTGATTCACAGAAGCCAATGGCAAAGCTGTCTCCACTTAAAGCACAGCCTCGGAAGTTACCCTGCAGGGGTCAAACAGGTTGCAAGGGGCCGTGTAGCGCTGGAGACTCGAGTCGCAACTCAGGACAATTTTCTGCACAGATTGAGAACACGCCTATCCTGTGTCCTTTTCATCTTCAGCCGGTGCCTGA GCCTGAGACAGTATTGAAAAATCAAGAGATGGAATTTGGCAGAAATAGAGAGAGGCTTCAGTTTTTTAAG TGGAGTTCAAAGGTTTTCAAGAATATTTCTATAATTCCACCTGAAACTGGAATGGCACACCAAGTTAACTTGGAATATTTGTCAAGAGTTGTTTTTGAAGTTAAAGATTTCCTATATCCAGATAGTGTGGTTGGCACAGATTCTCATACAACCATGGTAAATGGCTTGGGTATCTTGGGCTGGG GTGTTGGAGGGATTGAAACAGAAGCAGTGATGCTGGGGATGCCGGTTACTCTCACGCTGCCTGAGGTCGTTGGGTGTGAACTGAACGGCACAGCCAGCCCGCTCGCCACGTCCATAGACATCGTTCTCAGCATTACGAAG CAACTTAGGCAAGCTGATGTCGCTGGAAAATTTGTTGAGTTTTTTGGTAGTGGAGTTTCCCAGCTGTCTGTAGCAGACCGAACCACAATAGCAAATATGTGTCCTGAATATGGTGCTATTCTGAGCTTTTTCCCTGTTGATAATGTGACATTGAAGCACTTAAAGCATACAG GTTTCGACAAGGTCAAGCTTGAGGTCATGGAAGCATATCTTAAAGCTGTGAAGTTATTTAGAAATGATGAAAGTTCTTCCGGAGAACCTGAGTATTCCCAG ataGTGCAAATTAGTCTAAGTTCTATAATTCCGTATGTCAGTGGCCCCAAGAGGTCCCAAGACAGAGTGGCTGTTAATAACATGAAAAGTGATTTCGAAGCCTGCTTAAATGAAAAG TCTGGTGTTAAAGGGTTTCAGATTGCAGCTGAGAAACAGAATGACGTTGTGCCTGTTCAGTATGAAGGAAATGAGTACAAGCTATCTCATGGCTGTATTGTCATTGCTGCAGTAATCAGCTGTACAAACAACTGTAACCCATCTGTCATGCTTGCTGCAG GACTTCTGGCCAAAAAAGCTGTTGAAGCTGGCCTAGCGGTTAAGCCCTACATAAGAACAAGTTTATCACCAGGTAGTGGAATGGTTACACATTACCTCAGTTCAAGTGGAGTATTACCATACCTCAGTAAACTTGG GTTTGAGGTGGTTGGTTATGGATGTTCAACCTGTGTTGGAAACACTGCTCCCTTGCCAGAAGCCATCAGGAATGCAATAAAACAG GGTGATATCGTTGCCTGTGGAATATTGTCTGGAACCAAGAACTTTGAAGGGCGTCTCTGTGACTGTGTCCGTGCCAACTACCTTGCTTCTCCACCGTTAGTAGTTGCGTATGCTATAGCAGGCACTGTTAGAATAGACTTCGAGACTGAGCCTTTAG GTGTTGGCATTAACGGCAAAAGTATCTACTTACGAGATATTTGGCCAACCCGAAAAGAACTTCATACAGTGGAGGAAGAGTGTGTAATATCATCCATGTTtaaagaattgaaagaaaaaatggag aaagGAAACAAACGATGGAATTTACTGGAAGCACCTGAGTCAACTTTATTCCCCTGGGATTTAAAATCTACTTACATCAGATGTCCTTCCTTTTTTGATAAACTT GCCAAAGAACCAGTTTCACCACACCCAATCGAAAATGCCCATGTCTTGCTCTATTTGGGAGATTCTGTAACTACAGATCACATATCCCCTGCTGGAAGCATTGCAAGGAGCAGTGCTGCTGCTAAGTATCTGACCAACAAAGG ACTCACGCCTCGTGAATTCAACTCTTATGGAGCTCGAAGAGGTAATGATGCTGTGATGACAAGAGGTACCTTTGCAAATATCAAGCTTCTGAATAAATTTATAGGAAAACCAGCTCCTAAAACAATTCACTTTCCATCAGGACAAACG CTAGATGTGTTTGAAGCAGCGGAGTTGTACCAGAAAGAAGGCATCCCTGTAATTATTTTGGCAGGAAAGAAGTATGGACTTGGTAGCTCAAGAGACTGGGCTGCAAAAGGGCCTTTTTTACTG GGTGTTAAAGCTGTTCTGGCTGAAAGCTATGAGAAGGTTCATAAAAGTCAATTGATTGGAATTGGCATAGCTCCACTTCAGTTTCTTCCTGGGGAAAATCCTACTACTTTGGGTCTCACTGGCAGAGAGCAGTTTTCTATATTGTTCCCTCAAGAGCTGTCACCAGGAATGACTTTGGATGTAAAG aCAAGCACTGGAAAAGTATTCAGCGCGATTGCCTTGTTTGAAAATGATATGGAGATAACTTTATACAAATATGGTGGAAGTCTAAACTTTGTGGCTCGAAGATTCTTATAG